CACCATCCTTTCAGATACTCAAAGgtacttcaaataaaatcaaaacaagaattctCAAACGTAGCCTTGAAAATGTGCGGAGTCAGAACAAAAGGACCTCATTGTTTCACTGATAGTCATTGATGGGGACACCCAGAATATacggagaaatgaagagaaaaggtttCAAGTTTGTTCGTGGTCAGGGAGACGGAAGAACAGGGAGTGCTTGCCGTGAAtacagggtttgctgggaggtgagGCGGAAATCTTCAAAGGGTCTGAAACTACAAGGTGGCCATGGTTACACAGCGCTTTGTCGGTCCTCAGTGTCCCCAGATTGCAGCCGTTttcaataattgttattattagacAACGATAAttgttaacaacaataacaattattaaacaacaataattgttactatgacattgttattattaaataaatgaataattttattctttcaaactgaaccaagaaaagtacagaacaccatagaacaagtaaaagagcacaaaataggtagagaaaaaccaaataaacagaccctcaagggaagggaagtcagtctcccctgggtggggagcgagTTGATGGCATCCATGGGGGGCAGACAGGGATAGCGGCTGCAGAGCCCACGGCTCCCCTGGACCTGGTGTTTCCAGAAcgggctctgggtctctgtccaaAAGAGGGGCCCGTTGTCCCTGCAGCGGTTGGTCAGTCATCGTGGGCGTCTGGGTGTtgagcaggagccagggcaggctgTCCCTGCAGAGGTGGTAACTCATGCCCTGACTCGGGTTCTCCTGCCAAAGCCCGAGCGGGTGCAGGTGCAGGTGGAGGTGGACGTTTGGGCCGAGGGGAAGGGACAtcggtgcctggggctgggggtcctgCAGGCACAGAGGTCCGATCTGCCCAGTGTGGTGGCCAGGAACCAGCTGGTCCAGTGTCTTTGAGGCAGGATGGATCAGGTCTCGATGTCCCCtcagtggatccctgggtcctgcatGTGCAGCAAGCACCTCTGTAGGGACAGGTGTTGGAAATGGAGCCTGGTTGAGTTGGAAGGTcagagctagagctgggagagaagaagagattaCCCAGAGGTCTCCCTTGTCACGGGCCTAACTGGGCTCTAAAGCTTCCCAGGACTTCCAGTAGAATACCCAGCATAggatgccttctctgactgcagtctGCAAGATGGTGTGAGGCCAGCCgttgctccaggcccagccccagctctggaggaCTCCTCCCTGTGAAGCTCagcgcccctccccacacactcagattcccagccccgggctcctcacctctgtgctctgcGGCGCTGGGCTCCAGGTCCTCGTGCTGCCTCAGAGGGAGGGGTGCTCGGGGCTCTGGGTCGGAGCCAGGTGTGCTGAGCCGCGAAGCAGCCCGAGACTGGGCCCCGCGGTGTGTCCTGGGTGGTTTCTGGGGAGGCCTTCCCCTCTTGCTCTTCACTGCCCCTTGGGCTGACCCCTCCATGGGCACGCTCACCTGGACCCTGCACTGGGCCTCACGGGCAGGGGGATGGGGCTCCGACCCCTCCCTCGAGGAGGTGGACGGCGTGTCCCCCTCATCGGCCACATCCGGTGGGAAGCTCTGCAATGACAGTAAGCGTCAGCCAGGCCTGCTTGGTGTTTTCCGAGCTGGGCCTGGCCAgtatggctgctgcttctgcccactTGAATTTCTGGTCCCAGCGgagatgtgtgtctgctcagatacccacccgggaggaaggagacacctcTTAGGGCATCAGGTCAACCTGGGCAGTCAGCGCTGCCTGGGCTCTCCCCCTCCCgcccagcctgctctcccctggggtggggatgccaccggtgcacaggcttctgaccGCACATCCTTCTGGGCTTGCTTGAGGCAGACACACCCCGAGAACCCCCCGTCCCCATTCCCAGGGAAAGGACTCGGGGTTgcccgggtgggatgggagaggcggccgggcccggcctggggctcccgGGTTACCTTCCTGTTCCTTCGGGCAAAGGGCCAGAGGCCTCCTCGGGGGGCCCTGAGCCAGCGTCGCCAGCGATCccacacactctgcctgtgagccctcccgaggccccggcctctgggcaggggcaaacagcagaacatcttggcagcaagtgatctggctggggtctcctctcgcagtggtgcctgggtccctgggttcTGGGTTCTGTTGAGTTCTGTTGCCAGGAAGTGACATCATTTCTTGGGTTCGTTGCTGAGGTCCCTTCCACAGAGCTCCCCAAGGGAACCTGGGTGTTTCTGAGTGTGCAACCACACCCTTAGGCCCCGTGCGGGCACAGTGGCACGCACACCGCCCAGccctcagccttgggggaggcctgggttccgccagggcctgagctctgaggacacagctgctttcagaccaggctcctccttctcctAGGTCACGTGGCCCTAGACAAGCATGTGCCCCTCAGGGTTTCCCCAGTCTTTCCATCTGCCGAGCGGGGGtcattctcccatctcctgcccagatCTGTTGGCCTCCGAGACCCCCATGCCTTTCCACCTGGGGCTGGTATCACATGGAGTTTGTGCACTGAGACTTCCCAAAGGAAGGATTCAATACAGGGCTGACCTAGCACGGAATGGGGCAGAAACAGGCTCTGGGACCTAGGAAAAGACACTCCCCTTGCTGCCTTTTCaagaccccaccccccaattgCGGGGCTGAAAGGAAGACTGGAAGGTCGCCTTCTCTTATATGAAAGAGGAGCCAACTTTCTGGTCCTCTTTTTCCATCGAGATTCTGGTTCAAGTCTCCCAGCTTGGCTTCTGTGGGTGGCTGAGCATAGAATGGCTCCCTGCATTCAGGCAACTGCTCTGAAAATGCAACCATGGATGCAATTATGTACAGCAGTTCTGTTCAAAATGGCTATCCATGTTAAGAAGTCGTgatatccttcagtagatgaatgtgtAGGTCAATTGGATTACATCCAAGTCACTGGGGGCAGAACATGTCATCCTAAGATGTGTCTCCGACATCGGGTGAGTTTGCtgtgtttaattcaataaaataaaaaaagagaaaacctgagtagaagttgcccttcttgattttaagatttactaattgatttttggccgtgctagggcttcattgctttgagagggcttcctctagttctggtgagtggggctcctcttgttgcagagcacgggtgcaggtgtccaggcttcagtcgttgtgctGCATGTGTTTAGGagttgtgactcccaggctgTAGAGCGCTGGCTCAGTGCGTGTGGTGGATGAGTTTAGCtcctctgaggcatgtgagatacgCCTGGACAGAGAACCAAACCCGTATCccatgcattagcaggcagctcCTTAACTGGTAGAAGACCAGGGGAGCCCGAGGTTGCCCTTTTGTGAGTTCCATTTCCGTTTAGTAGGGAAGTCTCTGTTTGTAAGGGTATGTCCCGCCTTGCACCTGAAATAGGATAGTTCCATCTGAAGGAACTCTTCTCAGTGAAGAGGTCCCGGCATAAGTCTGCAGAGAATCATAtgcttgtttactgtgctttccaTGATAACCTGCCATAACTGGCCTCCCAGCTTCCCCCAAGGTCTTTGCTATGTTTTGAGCTGTAGACGGTATTTACGCtgatggctttggtcactgcaggaagtgactcagtttccttggcctcttccccacatgcaagatatacatgttattcaacttctgtttctctcctgatattttggctttcatgatggagaaggaaggctcaaccaagaaccaaaagggcagagggaaattGTGTTTCCTCCTATACACATGCAAAGGAATAATACTCAACAGTGGACAGGAGTGAAAAGTCAGCCCTTGAAAGACAGGGATAAACGTTCGATGCATGTGGCTAAGTGAGAGAATGCAGTCTGAAGAGGCTGAGTACAGTATGACCCCATTGATGACATTCTTGGAACGGCAAATCTCCACAGATGTGAAAAgagatcctggggtggggaatTTGAAGTGATCCTTCAGATGGATTCCTGTTAATATGCGTTTGCTAAACAGATCGAttcatatagtccaaggggtcagtcatgatctattcaaatttcctttttcaggCTATCGGAGTGC
The nucleotide sequence above comes from Cervus elaphus chromosome 28, mCerEla1.1, whole genome shotgun sequence. Encoded proteins:
- the LOC122685229 gene encoding skin secretory protein xP2-like, whose protein sequence is MFCCLPLPRGRGLGRAHRQSVWDRWRRWLRAPRGGLWPFARRNRKSFPPDVADEGDTPSTSSREGSEPHPPAREAQCRVQPRAPLPLRQHEDLEPSAAEHRGPPAPGTDVPSPRPKRPPPPAPAPARALAGEPESGHELPPLQGQPALAPAQHPDAHDD